Proteins from a genomic interval of Verrucomicrobium sp.:
- a CDS encoding NAD-dependent epimerase/dehydratase family protein → MKTVFVTGISGYIGGTVAIKLREAGHRVLGLVRKEEDETRLRAAGMIPVRGDLQAAEAIGGAIGQSDAVVHTADSDAPAVTEMFLSFLRGTGKAFIHTSGSAIVANWADRRAGEFVFTEDYPFESRSPFENRAAIHAAILRAAVDGVRSVVMVPGMVYGTGLFIAKESKQIPFLIRSARKMGKASYIGDGAHRWSHVHVEDLADLYLAALREAKPGSVFFAENGSSSFLEIARAIHRELGLAGAPASLTPAEAKAEWGELMATVALGSDCRISADKARLFLGWKPHRGPLENHLALS, encoded by the coding sequence ATGAAAACCGTGTTCGTCACCGGCATCTCCGGCTACATCGGGGGCACCGTCGCGATCAAGCTGCGGGAGGCGGGACACCGGGTCCTGGGGCTGGTGCGGAAGGAGGAGGACGAAACCCGGCTGCGCGCCGCGGGCATGATCCCGGTGCGGGGGGATCTCCAGGCCGCGGAGGCGATCGGCGGGGCCATCGGGCAGTCCGATGCGGTGGTCCACACGGCGGACTCCGACGCTCCGGCCGTCACCGAAATGTTTCTTTCCTTTCTAAGGGGAACCGGGAAGGCCTTCATCCACACGTCCGGCTCCGCCATCGTGGCCAATTGGGCCGACCGGCGGGCGGGGGAGTTCGTCTTCACGGAGGATTACCCTTTTGAAAGCCGGTCCCCGTTCGAGAATCGCGCGGCCATCCATGCGGCCATCCTCCGTGCGGCGGTGGACGGCGTGCGGAGCGTTGTCATGGTTCCCGGCATGGTCTACGGGACCGGCCTTTTTATCGCCAAGGAGAGCAAGCAGATTCCCTTTCTGATCCGGTCGGCCCGCAAGATGGGGAAGGCTTCCTATATCGGGGACGGCGCCCATCGCTGGAGCCATGTCCACGTGGAGGACTTGGCGGACCTGTATCTCGCCGCGCTGCGGGAGGCCAAGCCCGGGTCCGTTTTCTTCGCGGAAAACGGGAGTTCCTCCTTCTTGGAAATCGCCCGGGCGATCCACCGGGAGCTGGGCCTGGCGGGCGCGCCCGCCTCGCTCACGCCGGCCGAGGCGAAGGCCGAATGGGGGGAGCTCATGGCGACGGTGGCCCTGGGATCGGACTGCCGCATCAGCGCGGACAAGGCGCGCCTCTTCCTTGGCTGGAAGCCCCATCGCGGCCCGCTGGAAAACCACCTCGCGCTCTCTTGA
- a CDS encoding biopolymer transporter ExbD codes for MHLPPLRSQRRARIEIIPLIDIIFFLLATFMMVSLSMVKNEGLPVRLPGAATAVPQERDDSVTLSITKEGACAWNRRLVTPEELAANLARMKAEHPDGRIFLHGDAAAPFGAVVSVLDRARQAGLSKIAIETEKPRP; via the coding sequence ATGCACCTGCCCCCCCTGCGCTCCCAGCGCCGCGCGCGCATCGAGATCATCCCCCTCATCGACATCATCTTCTTCCTGCTGGCCACCTTCATGATGGTCTCCCTGTCCATGGTGAAGAATGAGGGGCTGCCGGTCCGCCTTCCCGGCGCGGCCACCGCCGTGCCGCAGGAGCGGGACGACTCGGTCACTCTCTCCATCACGAAGGAGGGGGCCTGCGCCTGGAACCGCCGGCTCGTGACGCCGGAGGAGCTGGCCGCCAACCTGGCCCGGATGAAGGCGGAGCACCCGGACGGGCGCATTTTCCTGCACGGGGACGCCGCCGCGCCGTTCGGCGCCGTCGTCTCCGTCCTGGACCGCGCGCGCCAGGCGGGGCTCTCGAAAATCGCCATCGAAACGGAGAAGCCCCGGCCATGA
- a CDS encoding MotA/TolQ/ExbB proton channel family protein — translation MIDLFLKGGPMMWPLLLTSLITVAVVADRLLFIWQERRRRRPQDVEAFFRAVERNQPGEAQEGGAASGDFVARVLAYGLRHRGESLAGALLRAANGELQRFNRGLSTLDTVITLAPLLGLLGTVTGMIHAFALLGNQELSAPAAITGGIAQALIATAFGLGIAILALIPFNYLNARQEEARHELQDAATQLELLLGRQGKE, via the coding sequence ATGATCGACCTCTTCCTCAAAGGCGGCCCCATGATGTGGCCGCTCCTTCTCACTTCTCTCATCACCGTCGCTGTGGTGGCCGACCGGCTCCTCTTCATCTGGCAGGAAAGGCGCAGGCGCCGTCCGCAGGACGTCGAGGCCTTCTTCCGCGCCGTGGAGCGCAACCAGCCGGGGGAGGCGCAGGAGGGCGGCGCGGCCAGCGGCGACTTCGTCGCCCGCGTCCTGGCCTACGGGCTCCGGCACCGCGGTGAGTCGCTCGCCGGCGCCCTTCTGCGCGCGGCCAACGGGGAGCTGCAGCGTTTCAACCGGGGCCTTTCCACCCTGGACACGGTCATCACGCTGGCGCCGCTCCTCGGCCTTCTGGGCACGGTCACCGGGATGATCCACGCCTTCGCCCTTCTGGGGAACCAGGAGCTGAGCGCCCCGGCGGCGATCACCGGGGGCATCGCCCAGGCGCTCATCGCCACCGCCTTCGGCCTGGGCATCGCCATCCTGGCCTTGATCCCGTTCAATTATTTGAATGCGCGCCAGGAGGAGGCCCGCCACGAGCTGCAGGACGCCGCCACGCAGCTGGAGCTGCTGCTGGGGCGGCAGGGAAAGGAGTAG
- a CDS encoding energy transducer TonB: MTDAFLRRAGWGVSLAAHLLLFCGAGLWMVRHPVYSVRSAPTSAEVDLVAAPEPVPPPTPENEMPSAERPAPPPPRMKEAARASRGVRQAAPDYASNPPPVYPEAARRARQQGTVLLTVWVDEKGGVKEAAVCCSSGFPLLDGAALKAVRAWKFQPAVLGGLAVSDRVNVPVRFVLRG, translated from the coding sequence ATGACCGACGCCTTTCTCCGCCGCGCGGGCTGGGGGGTTTCCCTGGCCGCGCACCTCCTTCTCTTCTGCGGGGCGGGCCTGTGGATGGTGCGGCATCCCGTTTACAGCGTGCGGTCGGCGCCGACCTCCGCGGAGGTCGACCTGGTGGCCGCCCCGGAACCGGTCCCGCCGCCGACGCCGGAAAATGAAATGCCTTCCGCCGAGCGGCCCGCCCCTCCGCCGCCCCGGATGAAGGAGGCGGCCCGGGCCTCGCGCGGCGTCCGCCAGGCCGCCCCGGATTACGCCTCCAATCCTCCCCCCGTCTACCCGGAGGCGGCGCGGCGCGCCCGCCAGCAGGGGACCGTCTTGTTGACCGTGTGGGTTGACGAGAAGGGCGGCGTGAAGGAGGCCGCCGTCTGCTGTTCCTCCGGCTTCCCGCTCCTGGACGGCGCGGCGCTGAAGGCCGTCCGTGCCTGGAAATTCCAGCCCGCCGTCCTTGGCGGGCTGGCCGTTTCCGACCGCGTCAACGTTCCCGTCCGCTTCGTGCTGCGGGGGTGA
- a CDS encoding siderophore-interacting protein: MKGNSPARQPRRVAHDIVAREVQVARVEAVSPRFRAVTFTGESLSGFASPSFDDHVKFMFQDASGQTVRRDYTPRRFDPASRELTLEFGLHGGGLSSSWARQAQPGQAAVIAGPKGSLIIPADYEWHVLAGDCSALPAISRRLEELPPGVLTYAVVQLDDPRDQRAFAPKAGQIVQWTFSTEEFLSTLRSIPASLPGEGFVWCAGEASAMLAARHLFLEERGLPPASARIAAYWKKDSAGYHENLVAH; this comes from the coding sequence ATGAAAGGAAATTCTCCCGCCCGCCAGCCCCGCCGCGTCGCCCACGACATTGTCGCCCGGGAAGTCCAGGTCGCCCGGGTCGAGGCCGTCAGCCCCCGCTTCCGCGCCGTCACCTTCACCGGCGAATCCCTTTCCGGCTTCGCCTCCCCCTCCTTCGACGACCACGTGAAATTCATGTTCCAGGACGCCTCCGGCCAGACCGTCCGCCGCGATTACACGCCGCGCCGCTTCGATCCGGCCTCGCGGGAGCTGACCCTGGAATTCGGCCTGCACGGGGGCGGCCTCTCCTCGTCATGGGCGCGCCAGGCGCAGCCCGGCCAGGCCGCCGTCATCGCGGGCCCCAAAGGCTCCCTCATCATTCCCGCCGATTACGAGTGGCACGTACTGGCCGGGGATTGCAGCGCCCTGCCCGCCATCAGCCGGCGCCTGGAGGAGCTGCCCCCGGGCGTCCTGACCTACGCGGTCGTGCAGCTGGACGATCCCCGCGACCAGCGCGCCTTCGCTCCCAAGGCCGGACAGATCGTCCAATGGACTTTTTCAACGGAGGAGTTCCTCTCCACGCTGCGCTCCATTCCCGCCTCCCTCCCGGGGGAGGGCTTCGTCTGGTGCGCGGGCGAGGCCTCCGCCATGCTCGCGGCGCGGCACCTCTTCCTGGAGGAGAGGGGCCTTCCGCCGGCTTCGGCGCGCATCGCCGCCTATTGGAAAAAAGACTCCGCCGGGTATCACGAGAACCTCGTCGCCCACTGA
- a CDS encoding TonB-dependent receptor yields the protein MNWNRFCRALGASLLLGACVMSARGADAPEPAQTETNAGTTLSEVTVNASAPADPGVPPVKERYDLPQTTASIASDVMEERINVVDTEDAVKYMPSLFVRKRNFGDTQPTLATRTWGVNSSARSLVYGDDVLLSALVANNNTMGAPRWGMVSPDQIERVDFLYGPFAAQYPGNSMGGVLLITTKMPDKPTLDMSQTEAFQDFSLYGTKGTYQTDQSNVVFGDKNGPVSWLVSENFQNSYSQPLTFITSATIPAGTTGAYAAQNKLGAAANVLGAGGLLHTQMNDISGKAQWDVSPEVKATYQIDFWNNDAQSTAQSYLHTAAGTPTFGGASGFAGSNYTLDQSHLANSISLKTDTKDTFDWEVVASNYYYLEDIQRNPFGVTGGSFTPYGTITRMDGTEWSNGDVKGIYRPDFFDGTHEVSFGVHADQYSLDNPVYGTSSWNTGSDSGNALYTSSEGSTMTQALWAQDAWSFAPKLKLTYGGRLEFWEASNGYNFSSRQNTLGVVTSSTAQNQPGIEDVRFSPKVSLDWTPSDEWELTSSFGQGYRFPTVTELYQIVSTGTTFATPNPNLKPENVLSEEVSLQRKFKDGSVRLSFFNENVFDALISQTGYLPGAGQTPYTYTSNVDSIRNTGVELAVQKDNVVKGVDVFGSVTYVDSEILSDPSFASSTGTTAAGKRVPYVPDWRATVGVTYHPVKRLALTSALRYSGRQYSTLDNTDNTENVFGAFDSFFVVDVRAEYKITDQLSAAFGIDNLNNDKYYLYHPFPQRTYSAQVKLAF from the coding sequence ATGAATTGGAACCGATTTTGCAGAGCCCTGGGAGCGTCGCTCCTGCTGGGCGCCTGCGTGATGAGCGCGCGGGGCGCCGATGCCCCGGAGCCCGCGCAGACGGAAACGAACGCGGGCACGACCCTTTCCGAGGTGACCGTCAACGCGAGCGCCCCGGCCGATCCGGGCGTCCCGCCCGTGAAGGAAAGGTACGACCTGCCCCAGACGACCGCCAGCATCGCCAGCGACGTCATGGAGGAGCGGATCAACGTCGTCGACACGGAGGACGCGGTCAAATACATGCCCAGCCTCTTCGTGCGGAAGCGCAACTTCGGCGACACGCAGCCGACGCTGGCCACCCGCACCTGGGGGGTCAACTCGAGCGCCCGCAGCCTGGTCTACGGGGACGACGTGCTGCTCTCCGCCCTGGTGGCGAACAACAACACCATGGGCGCGCCCCGGTGGGGAATGGTCTCCCCGGACCAGATCGAGCGCGTCGACTTTCTCTACGGCCCCTTCGCGGCGCAGTATCCGGGCAATTCGATGGGCGGCGTCCTCCTCATCACCACGAAGATGCCGGATAAGCCGACCCTGGACATGAGCCAGACGGAGGCCTTCCAGGACTTCAGCCTCTACGGGACGAAGGGAACCTACCAGACCGACCAGAGCAACGTCGTCTTCGGCGACAAGAACGGCCCGGTCTCCTGGCTCGTCTCGGAGAATTTCCAGAACAGCTACAGCCAGCCGCTCACCTTCATCACCTCCGCGACGATTCCGGCGGGGACGACGGGCGCCTACGCCGCCCAGAACAAGCTGGGCGCCGCCGCCAATGTCCTGGGCGCGGGAGGCCTGCTCCACACCCAGATGAACGACATCAGCGGCAAGGCGCAGTGGGACGTCTCCCCGGAGGTGAAGGCGACCTACCAGATCGACTTTTGGAACAACGACGCCCAGTCGACCGCGCAGAGCTACCTGCACACCGCCGCCGGAACGCCCACCTTCGGCGGGGCCAGCGGGTTTGCCGGGAGCAACTACACGCTGGACCAGAGCCACCTGGCCAACTCGATCTCCCTCAAGACCGACACGAAGGACACGTTCGACTGGGAGGTCGTGGCCTCCAACTACTACTACCTGGAGGACATCCAGCGGAATCCCTTCGGCGTGACGGGCGGAAGCTTCACCCCCTACGGCACCATCACCCGCATGGACGGCACGGAGTGGAGCAACGGGGATGTGAAGGGGATCTACCGCCCCGACTTCTTCGACGGGACGCACGAGGTGAGCTTCGGCGTCCACGCCGACCAATACAGCCTGGACAACCCCGTCTACGGCACGTCTTCCTGGAACACCGGCTCGGATTCCGGCAACGCCCTCTACACCTCCAGCGAGGGCTCCACCATGACCCAGGCCCTTTGGGCCCAGGACGCCTGGAGTTTCGCGCCGAAGCTGAAGCTGACCTACGGCGGCCGCCTGGAATTCTGGGAGGCCTCCAACGGGTACAACTTCTCCAGCCGGCAGAACACGCTGGGCGTGGTCACCAGCTCCACGGCGCAGAACCAGCCGGGCATCGAGGACGTCCGCTTCTCCCCGAAAGTCTCCCTGGACTGGACGCCGTCGGACGAGTGGGAGCTGACCAGTTCCTTTGGCCAGGGCTACCGCTTTCCCACGGTGACGGAGCTCTACCAGATCGTCTCCACCGGCACGACCTTTGCGACGCCTAATCCAAACCTGAAGCCGGAGAACGTGCTGAGCGAGGAAGTCTCCCTGCAGCGCAAGTTCAAGGACGGGAGCGTCCGCCTCTCCTTCTTCAACGAGAACGTCTTCGACGCGCTCATTTCCCAGACCGGGTATCTTCCCGGCGCGGGCCAGACGCCCTACACCTACACCTCCAACGTCGATTCGATCCGCAACACCGGTGTGGAGCTGGCGGTGCAGAAGGACAACGTGGTGAAGGGGGTCGACGTCTTCGGAAGCGTCACCTACGTCGACTCAGAGATCCTCAGTGATCCCTCTTTCGCCAGCTCGACGGGTACCACCGCCGCGGGCAAGCGCGTCCCCTACGTCCCCGATTGGCGGGCCACGGTGGGCGTCACCTACCATCCGGTGAAGCGGCTGGCCCTCACCTCCGCCCTGCGGTACAGCGGCAGGCAGTACTCGACCCTGGACAACACGGACAACACGGAAAACGTCTTCGGCGCCTTCGACAGCTTCTTCGTCGTCGACGTGCGGGCGGAGTACAAGATCACCGACCAGCTTTCCGCCGCGTTCGGGATCGACAACCTGAACAATGACAAATACTACCTCTACCATCCCTTCCCGCAGCGGACCTACTCCGCCCAGGTGAAGCTCGCCTTCTAA
- a CDS encoding winged helix DNA-binding protein, with protein sequence MDSINVDNVKETAGAEAVEVFELIHSLMHLFRAEQYRALRGGPHDLSHMEGKVLGFFAERPGAMLRDAVLWSGRDKGQLARIIRTLKGQGLLAEQADPSDRRSVRLRATPEGRAIHLSLRRRLKRLSEAAVSGLGAKERREVARLLGKIKGGLLELGAAA encoded by the coding sequence ATGGATAGCATTAATGTTGATAATGTCAAAGAAACTGCCGGCGCCGAGGCGGTGGAGGTCTTTGAATTGATCCACTCCCTGATGCATCTTTTCCGCGCCGAGCAGTACCGCGCCCTGCGCGGCGGGCCGCACGACCTGAGCCATATGGAGGGCAAGGTGCTGGGTTTCTTTGCCGAAAGGCCCGGAGCCATGCTGCGGGACGCCGTCCTCTGGTCCGGGCGGGATAAGGGGCAGCTGGCCCGCATCATCCGCACCCTGAAGGGGCAGGGGCTCCTGGCGGAGCAGGCCGATCCGAGCGACCGCCGCAGCGTGCGCCTGCGGGCGACGCCGGAGGGGCGGGCCATCCATCTTTCCCTGCGGCGCAGGCTGAAGCGGCTTTCCGAGGCGGCCGTCTCGGGCCTGGGCGCGAAGGAGCGCCGGGAGGTCGCGCGCCTCCTTGGAAAAATCAAGGGCGGCCTTTTGGAGCTCGGCGCAGCCGCATGA
- a CDS encoding PepSY domain-containing protein: MNSRLVRRLHRWVGLVFSLIVFTSAGSGILHTVMTWTQPPPPKAGPAGPPLDLGQVKVGIAQAEAALPRDGKVLSGANLRMIGGQPWYVFYRRGEAAGFYVSAVTGKAEPGEDEIFAREIARRFLNREGLRKSDYLTAFNGEYLNIFRILPVYRFDADDARHTRVYVSTTTESVTRATDDAKQFEASVFSNFHKLMFLPNKMARDVTLVVLMGGLLAVASLGIALFFLTRR; this comes from the coding sequence ATGAACTCCCGCCTTGTCCGCCGCCTCCACCGCTGGGTCGGCCTTGTTTTCAGCCTGATCGTCTTCACTTCCGCGGGCAGCGGAATCCTGCACACCGTGATGACCTGGACCCAGCCGCCGCCGCCCAAGGCGGGCCCGGCCGGACCGCCGCTCGACCTGGGGCAGGTGAAAGTCGGCATCGCGCAGGCGGAGGCGGCGCTGCCGCGCGACGGGAAGGTTCTTTCCGGGGCCAACCTGCGGATGATCGGCGGCCAGCCCTGGTACGTCTTCTACCGCCGCGGGGAGGCCGCCGGTTTTTACGTCAGCGCCGTCACGGGAAAGGCGGAGCCGGGGGAGGATGAAATCTTTGCCCGCGAGATCGCCCGCCGCTTCCTGAATCGGGAGGGGTTGCGGAAGAGCGATTACCTGACGGCCTTTAACGGGGAGTATCTCAATATCTTCCGCATCCTGCCGGTCTACCGGTTTGACGCGGACGACGCGCGGCACACCCGCGTCTACGTCTCGACGACCACGGAGAGCGTCACCCGGGCGACGGACGATGCAAAGCAGTTCGAGGCGTCGGTCTTCAGCAATTTCCACAAGCTGATGTTCCTGCCGAACAAGATGGCGCGGGACGTCACCCTCGTCGTGCTGATGGGCGGCCTCCTTGCGGTGGCCTCCCTGGGCATCGCCCTCTTCTTTCTGACTCGCCGCTAG